ATCCAGTTGGTGGTGAGGCGATGAGGGAGCTTCTTGACATGGACGCCTTCACCCTGGCCGAGAAGATCCGGTCGGGGGAGATCACGTCCGCCGAGGCCGTCGATGGATACATCCGACACATCGAGCGGGTCAATCCCCGCATTCGGGCGATGATCGAGCCCCGGTTTGACGAGGCCAGGCGGGAGGCGGAGGAACGGGACCGGCTGCTTAAGGAGGGCAGGGCGAAGGGGAGGTTGTGGGGCGTTCCCATCAGCATGAAGGAAGCCTTTTTTGTCAAGGGGATGCACACCACCGGCGGACTGCCCCGCCGCAGGGAGGAGGTGGACCGGGAAGACGCGGAGATCGTGAGGCGTTTGAAGGAAGAAGGGGCGGTGATTCTGGGGAAGACCAACACTCCCGCCCTGTGTTATTGCCAGGAGACGGAGAACACGCTGTTCGGCCGAACCAACAACCCCTGGGATCTGAGCCGCACCGCCGGCGGCTCCAGCGGCGGGGAAGGAGCCCTGATGGCGGTGGGCGGCGCCGCGGTGGGCATCGGTTCCGACATCGACGGATCGATCCGATTTCCCGCCCATTTCAACGGAGTGATCGGCTTTAAGTCGGGCAACCGCCGGGTTTCCCCCGCAGGAGCATTTCCGGAGGTGAAGGAGCCCCATCAGGTTTCCATGTTTGGAATCGGCGCCCTTGCCAAATCGGTGAGGGATGCGGAATTGATCAACGAGATCCTTGCCATTCAGAAGCCGCCCCCGGCGGATGCGGACGCGTTTCAGCTGGTGGTTCCTCCTCCCCATCCCGACGCGCCGGTGGGGGAGGAGACGGTCGAATATTTGGATGCGGTCCGCCGGGAGTTCACCCCCCGCTCTTCCCACGCGGAGTATCCTCCCCGCTTCGAGCGGGCGGCCCAGATGTGGCAGTGGATCATGTCCCACGACGGCGGGGAGGAGCTGGTTCGGCTGTGCGGGGAAAAGGGGTTTTCAGGCATTTTTCTGGAGTATGTGAAGGCGCGCCTGAAGGGGAGGGCGGATCTTCATCCCTACCTGACCTGGGCACTGCTGGGCACACGCCTTTTCCGTCCCTCCGGGAAGGAGTGGGTGCGCATGTCGGAGGAGCTCCGCGAAGGGGGACGGGAGGTGGAGGCATTTTTGCGAAACCGCGTGCTGGTTTTTCCGGTGTACCACTGTGCCGCCCCTGAACACGGAAAAGTGTATGCGGAACTTTTTTCCATCCGCAAAACCTTTCTCCGGTATCTTCCGTATGTCGCCTATGCCAATACCTTCGGGCTGTCGTCCCTGACCATCCCCGTGGGGACCGACCGGTCCGGGCTGCCGATCGGTCTTCAGCTCATCACCGCTGTCGGACAGGAAACGGCCCTCTTTCAGTGGGGACGCCGGGTGGAGGCCGCCTTTCGGGGTTACGTGCGCTGCAGGAAGTACGATGACGAAGGCGGCGACGAACCCGGTGAAGGATAGGACCGAATATCTGCGGATCAGAGAGGATTTAGACGATTGGCCCAAATCCTTCGTCAAGAAACCACCATTGCACGCCTTTGGAAGCGGTTTGGCCGGCTTGAACGGATCCGGATCGATTGATGGGGATTGCCCCCGGGTACGGGCGAAGGCCGTACCGGAGGCCTCTGACCACCAGTCGACCGAGGGATGTGTGTTCAAGGCGGTGGAGCCGATTGAGACGGCCGGCCTTACCCGGAAGGGACCGGATCGTTTTGCGGCTGAATGAATCAGGAGGACTCCCACGTCCGTGACGGTCGCTTTGAGGAGGGAGAGGAAAGACCGGGTGATCGTGGAGCATACCGGTTGGGGAGAAGGGGTAGAGCGGGAGGAGGTCCGCCGCCTGCATCGGCCGGCCTGGGCCGGTTGCCGGGAGGGCCTGTGTTCCGCATTGGAGGGGGAAAGGACCGGACGGATTCCGGGAAGGAGGATGTGCGTGTTACCGTCAGCAATCGTATCACCGGAGTGGTTGCGGGATAGGTTGGGGGATTCCGACCTGGTTGTCGTGGATTGCCGTTTCGAACTGGGAAAGCCCGA
The Planifilum fimeticola genome window above contains:
- a CDS encoding amidase, which encodes MRELLDMDAFTLAEKIRSGEITSAEAVDGYIRHIERVNPRIRAMIEPRFDEARREAEERDRLLKEGRAKGRLWGVPISMKEAFFVKGMHTTGGLPRRREEVDREDAEIVRRLKEEGAVILGKTNTPALCYCQETENTLFGRTNNPWDLSRTAGGSSGGEGALMAVGGAAVGIGSDIDGSIRFPAHFNGVIGFKSGNRRVSPAGAFPEVKEPHQVSMFGIGALAKSVRDAELINEILAIQKPPPADADAFQLVVPPPHPDAPVGEETVEYLDAVRREFTPRSSHAEYPPRFERAAQMWQWIMSHDGGEELVRLCGEKGFSGIFLEYVKARLKGRADLHPYLTWALLGTRLFRPSGKEWVRMSEELREGGREVEAFLRNRVLVFPVYHCAAPEHGKVYAELFSIRKTFLRYLPYVAYANTFGLSSLTIPVGTDRSGLPIGLQLITAVGQETALFQWGRRVEAAFRGYVRCRKYDDEGGDEPGEG